Proteins from a single region of Crassaminicella profunda:
- a CDS encoding recombinase family protein, whose product MKLVATAAIYARKSKATEKGESIENQISRCKSLCELRDWDYIIYQDYDISGKTLDRPGFAQMMQDAEKGKFNSIVCYKLDRISRSVNDFSSLINELDNMGVSFISVKDNFDLSSPLGKAMMYMSSVFAQLERETIAERVRDNMIDRAKMGKWNGGPVPYGFDVIKETTNTNGRNKKASKLIIKNDEAEIVKQFYEWYLEFEGSIRNNVTRANSFEYSYKTKNNSTWAHNQMSRMLQNSLYCIADKTAYEYFKNHTNIQIVNSKKEFDGTYGLMFYNRRKAHKSTSRQRSKEEWILVIGEHPGIIPGEMYKKVQMKLKSNKNHAPRTGKSEKSPLVGLVRCGRCGSAMSVFSSKKSSTKEKGYFNYFRCLTREQKSKVLCDNNNVRTDVLENIIIDYIKEICNDKKFITDILESTNDELETKRVPLIAKRNKTQAAIDSLESEIQNLVNALGKGTLPEIIIQKRYRDLEKQKKDYNKQLFEIENELDSNYTETCNMDVFIKSIEEFRDTYEYLDFNDKKKLLRSIVKKVKVDKEKVTLTLYFSPQNKKDHALCLRMHKDSC is encoded by the coding sequence GTGAAACTTGTGGCAACAGCAGCTATTTATGCTCGTAAATCTAAAGCAACTGAAAAAGGAGAATCTATTGAGAATCAAATTAGTAGGTGTAAATCTTTATGTGAATTAAGAGATTGGGACTACATTATATATCAGGATTACGATATATCCGGTAAAACTTTAGATAGACCTGGCTTTGCTCAAATGATGCAGGATGCAGAAAAAGGTAAATTTAATTCAATCGTATGTTACAAACTTGATAGAATTTCTAGATCTGTAAATGACTTCTCTTCTCTTATAAATGAATTAGATAATATGGGAGTCAGTTTTATATCTGTAAAGGACAATTTTGACTTAAGCAGCCCTTTAGGTAAAGCAATGATGTATATGTCTAGTGTATTTGCTCAACTAGAAAGAGAAACAATTGCTGAAAGAGTTAGAGACAACATGATCGATAGAGCTAAAATGGGAAAATGGAATGGTGGGCCTGTTCCCTATGGTTTTGATGTTATAAAAGAAACTACTAACACCAATGGTAGAAATAAAAAAGCATCAAAGCTAATCATAAAAAATGATGAAGCTGAAATTGTAAAGCAATTCTATGAGTGGTATTTAGAATTCGAAGGATCTATTAGAAACAATGTCACTAGAGCAAATTCTTTTGAATACTCTTATAAAACTAAAAATAATTCCACCTGGGCCCATAATCAAATGTCAAGAATGCTTCAAAATTCCCTTTACTGTATTGCAGATAAAACTGCCTATGAATATTTTAAAAATCACACCAATATTCAAATAGTTAATTCAAAAAAAGAATTTGATGGTACCTATGGACTTATGTTTTATAATCGTAGAAAAGCACATAAAAGCACTTCTAGACAAAGAAGTAAAGAAGAATGGATATTAGTAATTGGAGAGCATCCAGGAATCATTCCCGGGGAAATGTATAAGAAAGTACAAATGAAGCTAAAATCTAACAAAAATCACGCTCCACGTACTGGTAAAAGTGAAAAATCTCCACTTGTAGGTTTAGTACGCTGCGGTAGATGTGGTTCTGCTATGTCTGTTTTCAGTTCAAAAAAATCTAGTACTAAAGAAAAAGGATACTTCAATTATTTTAGATGTCTAACGAGAGAGCAAAAATCCAAAGTATTGTGTGATAATAACAACGTCAGAACTGATGTATTAGAAAATATCATTATTGATTATATCAAGGAAATATGCAATGATAAAAAATTCATTACAGATATATTAGAAAGCACTAACGATGAATTAGAAACTAAGCGTGTACCCCTTATAGCAAAAAGAAATAAAACTCAAGCTGCAATAGATAGTCTTGAAAGTGAAATACAAAATCTGGTTAATGCACTTGGAAAAGGTACTCTTCCTGAAATCATAATACAAAAAAGATATAGAGACCTTGAAAAACAGAAAAAGGACTATAACAAGCAACTTTTTGAAATTGAAAATGAATTAGATTCGAATTACACAGAAACATGTAATATGGATGTGTTTATAAAATCTATTGAAGAGTTTAGAGATACATATGAATATCTTGATTTTAATGACAAGAAAAAACTATTGAGAAGTATTGTAAAAAAAGTTAAGGTTGATAAAGAAAAGGTTACATTAACTCTATATTTCTCACCTCAAAATAAAAAAGACCACGCGCTTTGCTTACGCATGCACAAGGATTCATGCTAG
- a CDS encoding peptidase, whose product MIPTDKLETIIIKCEIIKEFMPLPPSVLGYYYSDGDYSLILIAEKIRNNERLYRIVLAEEVGHYRTTIGDITPRRYMCYSDRINVDKKELLALKWATNFLIPTNMLISVIKQRIATTFHDLVNYFFVTEEFLIEKFKFMAKEKSTWAIDEKRMLYLGSLPSIFIYNKTTD is encoded by the coding sequence ATGATCCCAACAGATAAATTAGAAACTATTATAATTAAATGTGAAATTATTAAAGAATTTATGCCCCTCCCTCCTTCTGTTCTTGGATATTATTACTCTGATGGAGATTACTCTCTAATCTTGATAGCCGAAAAGATTAGAAATAATGAAAGATTGTATAGAATAGTACTTGCCGAAGAAGTTGGACATTACAGGACTACTATAGGAGATATAACACCAAGAAGATATATGTGCTACAGCGACAGAATAAATGTAGATAAAAAAGAGCTCTTAGCTTTAAAATGGGCTACAAATTTCTTAATCCCTACCAATATGCTCATTTCCGTTATTAAACAAAGAATAGCAACTACCTTTCATGATCTTGTAAATTATTTCTTCGTTACCGAAGAATTTCTTATTGAAAAATTTAAATTTATGGCAAAGGAAAAGTCAACTTGGGCTATCGATGAAAAAAGAATGCTATATCTTGGTAGCTTACCATCAATATTTATTTATAATAAAACAACCGATTAG
- a CDS encoding ABC-three component system protein, whose translation MLNSNKQDIAGDHNQQAGHDIININLREHRKALTFYEEDIKDVIIYFSRNINYIDGNIDDMKKIPLEEKNEINGLSEDYFEIIKEDFMEYFAKIDTFLKDPKNVEYLEMYQGTVGELKHKITIRRKYYEYFEEIFEDLYDYIFKRNKKEIKSEKGIIWVFLHYMYCNCDIGKKCKEE comes from the coding sequence ATGTTAAATAGTAATAAACAGGATATAGCTGGTGATCATAATCAACAGGCTGGACATGATATTATTAATATTAATTTAAGAGAGCATAGAAAAGCACTAACATTCTATGAAGAAGATATAAAAGATGTTATAATTTATTTTTCAAGAAATATAAATTATATTGATGGAAATATAGATGATATGAAAAAGATACCACTTGAAGAGAAAAATGAAATAAATGGATTATCAGAAGATTATTTTGAAATAATAAAAGAAGATTTTATGGAGTACTTTGCTAAAATAGACACTTTTTTAAAAGATCCTAAAAATGTAGAATATCTTGAAATGTACCAAGGCACTGTGGGAGAATTGAAGCATAAAATTACTATTAGAAGAAAATATTATGAATATTTTGAAGAAATATTTGAAGATTTGTATGACTATATTTTTAAAAGAAATAAAAAAGAAATAAAGTCGGAGAAAGGAATTATTTGGGTATTTCTACATTATATGTATTGTAATTGTGATATAGGAAAAAAGTGTAAAGAGGAATGA
- a CDS encoding ABC-three component system middle component 8, with protein sequence MIKPHKFLNLDNCVINISSMIIEQLQINGIMTYNELYEAIYRVNGENMKYIFMPAISFLFLLGKINYYKESDTLELIE encoded by the coding sequence TTGATTAAACCACATAAGTTTTTAAATTTGGATAATTGTGTTATTAATATCAGTAGTATGATTATCGAACAATTACAAATAAATGGTATAATGACATACAATGAGTTATATGAGGCTATATATAGAGTAAATGGAGAAAATATGAAATATATTTTTATGCCAGCAATAAGTTTTTTATTTCTTCTAGGTAAAATAAACTATTATAAAGAATCAGATACTTTGGAGCTGATAGAATGA
- a CDS encoding DUF2326 domain-containing protein: MKLMKLYSNKNNFKTIKFNESLNIILGKVTKAYDRDRDTHNLGKTTLIEIIDFMLLKDISSNKKHIFKKHRNKFLEYEFFLEIKLNSGKFLTIKRSVQRSSRVSFKLHKECYQKFVHLIEWDHEELSINSKIPDKNAKSILNSYLGFNVLEKYGYRQTINYFLRTQADYGNVFHLNKFAGRDINWKPFLFELLGFEGSFIYQKYESEDKYNEQEKIANEIKEKFSINTAELDKINGLIDIKQQEKNEVQKLIDEFDFYLKEQGISKDLVEELESKIAKLNTDVYNLKYDIERIKEGLNIGINFNLKTVEKIFKEVNIYFPSQLKKSYEELVKFNNEITSERSKYLKESLIKKEALIKEVEKKLIELNEERKKKLAFLKEEDSFKKFKNYQAELIQIEREISDLKSKIDNIDVIKNINEQLKDLSGEIVDKTEKIQNQIQNGNKEYRNIRLLFNQLLIKIINRKGILSITPNKKGNVEFYAEIADFNKEESTSQGEGNTYKKILCVCFDLALLIHYSNKSFYRFVYHDGSLESLDNRKKLNYLELLNEVCKEYNLQIILTMIEDDIPTMKNGEKYKFNAEQIALILTDEDNNAGRLFEMEF, encoded by the coding sequence ATGAAATTAATGAAATTGTATTCAAATAAAAATAATTTTAAAACAATAAAATTCAATGAAAGCTTAAATATTATATTAGGTAAAGTAACTAAGGCGTATGACAGAGATAGAGACACACATAATCTAGGAAAAACTACATTAATAGAGATAATTGATTTTATGTTATTAAAAGATATTTCTAGCAACAAGAAGCATATTTTCAAAAAACATAGAAATAAATTTTTAGAGTATGAATTTTTTTTAGAAATCAAATTAAATAGTGGTAAGTTTCTAACAATTAAAAGATCTGTTCAAAGAAGTAGTAGAGTTTCTTTTAAATTACATAAAGAATGTTATCAAAAATTTGTACATTTAATTGAATGGGATCATGAGGAATTATCAATAAATAGTAAAATACCAGATAAGAATGCAAAGAGTATTTTGAATAGTTATTTAGGATTTAACGTATTAGAGAAATATGGATATAGACAGACAATTAATTATTTTTTAAGAACTCAAGCTGACTATGGAAATGTTTTTCATTTGAATAAGTTTGCAGGTAGAGACATTAATTGGAAACCTTTTTTGTTTGAGTTGTTAGGCTTTGAGGGTTCGTTTATTTATCAAAAGTATGAATCCGAAGATAAATATAATGAACAAGAAAAGATAGCAAATGAGATAAAAGAAAAATTTTCTATTAATACTGCTGAATTAGACAAAATTAATGGGCTAATTGATATAAAGCAACAAGAAAAAAATGAAGTACAAAAGTTAATTGATGAATTTGATTTTTACTTAAAAGAGCAAGGAATCAGTAAGGACTTGGTAGAAGAACTTGAAAGTAAAATTGCAAAATTAAATACAGATGTGTATAATTTGAAATATGATATTGAAAGAATTAAAGAAGGTCTTAATATTGGAATAAATTTTAATTTAAAAACAGTGGAAAAAATTTTTAAGGAAGTAAACATATATTTTCCAAGTCAGTTGAAAAAAAGCTATGAAGAACTTGTAAAATTTAACAATGAAATTACAAGTGAAAGAAGTAAGTACTTAAAGGAATCGTTAATAAAAAAAGAAGCACTAATTAAAGAAGTGGAAAAGAAATTGATAGAATTAAATGAGGAGAGAAAGAAAAAATTAGCATTTTTAAAAGAAGAAGATTCTTTTAAAAAATTTAAAAATTATCAAGCAGAATTGATACAAATTGAAAGAGAAATATCTGATCTTAAAAGTAAAATTGACAATATTGATGTAATTAAAAATATTAATGAACAATTAAAGGATTTATCTGGTGAGATTGTTGATAAAACAGAGAAAATACAAAATCAAATCCAAAATGGAAATAAAGAGTATAGGAATATTAGGCTATTGTTTAATCAGTTATTAATCAAGATTATAAATAGAAAAGGAATATTATCTATAACACCGAATAAAAAAGGTAATGTTGAATTTTATGCAGAAATAGCAGACTTTAATAAAGAAGAAAGTACTTCTCAAGGGGAAGGAAATACATATAAAAAAATTTTATGTGTATGCTTTGATTTAGCTCTTCTAATTCATTATAGTAATAAAAGTTTTTATCGTTTTGTTTATCATGATGGTAGCTTGGAGAGCTTAGATAATAGAAAAAAACTTAATTATTTGGAACTGCTTAATGAAGTATGCAAGGAATATAATTTGCAGATTATATTAACAATGATTGAAGATGATATCCCTACTATGAAAAATGGAGAAAAATATAAGTTTAATGCAGAACAAATTGCATTAATATTAACTGATGAAGATAATAATGCTGGAAGATTATTTGAAATGGAATTTTAG
- a CDS encoding AbiJ-NTD4 domain-containing protein yields the protein MSKIPFRIRHGLLNEKTIDDDFPEHTRNGLYNILYEFVEKGCIKGSWLSMRQEIYRCGRIKFTNQDEDFCQNDVESALYKLEWSQIYTFIERIYEKLLKARYVPGDLIELEEAQLRFQDEINTLVREDNLAYEIMDGQFIRGGHAITRKNVEKMGIVLAENRFSQARTHYNKALKFFRKNPQPDIENSVKESICALESTVEVITGKPVANDFTKYLNKLQGNAEGQIPSPIVQSVIKIFAYRGGAKGVSHGNTNGLNISIHEAELVLNLVAGYITYFIDKLNYDEVPF from the coding sequence ATGAGTAAAATTCCATTTAGAATTAGGCACGGTCTATTGAATGAAAAAACAATTGATGATGATTTTCCAGAGCATACTCGAAATGGACTATATAATATATTATATGAGTTTGTAGAAAAAGGATGTATTAAAGGTTCATGGCTAAGCATGCGACAAGAAATATACAGGTGTGGAAGAATTAAATTTACTAATCAGGATGAGGATTTTTGTCAAAATGATGTAGAATCGGCGTTATATAAGCTTGAGTGGAGCCAAATCTATACATTTATTGAACGAATTTATGAAAAACTACTAAAAGCAAGGTATGTACCTGGAGATTTAATTGAACTAGAAGAGGCACAACTTAGATTTCAAGATGAAATTAATACATTGGTTAGAGAAGATAATCTAGCATATGAAATTATGGATGGGCAATTTATAAGAGGTGGTCATGCTATAACAAGAAAAAATGTTGAGAAAATGGGAATAGTATTAGCAGAGAATAGATTCTCTCAAGCAAGAACGCATTACAACAAGGCATTAAAATTTTTTAGAAAGAATCCTCAGCCAGACATTGAAAATTCTGTGAAAGAGAGTATTTGTGCTCTAGAATCAACTGTTGAAGTAATTACCGGTAAACCTGTAGCTAATGATTTTACGAAGTATTTAAACAAACTACAAGGAAATGCAGAAGGACAAATTCCATCTCCAATTGTTCAAAGTGTAATAAAAATATTCGCATATCGTGGAGGAGCTAAGGGGGTTTCCCACGGTAATACAAATGGATTAAATATATCAATACATGAAGCTGAATTAGTATTAAATCTAGTAGCTGGATATATAACTTATTTTATTGATAAATTGAACTATGATGAAGTGCCTTTTTAA
- a CDS encoding tyrosine-type recombinase/integrase, whose translation MKNKLEKSENKSCLNRYIEYIKTKFPKTSVETRKAAIRQFLLYLEEKSKVISQAHYADVDDFIEREYSEDTAQATLNNYFSYLKGFFQFCKLHKDNDTIEFDKIQYKRGKSSNFIVYSEKEIKEIFQIINEKNRESLKLRDRVMYSLLFYTGCTLKELHSINIYRTIKDFYDDDFYIILDKKVIGFRNPNLREIPLPNKIIENIIMYIQFLEEKYHTTLPNGCYLFATYYGGNLKRIKYSSLQRRMNDIKKISSFNNKKLSIKNTRHTLIKKYIENEERVDLISEAFDIDITSLKVYFEKDLKREEEINNMLLKRHPLKHIVDFM comes from the coding sequence ATGAAGAATAAGTTGGAAAAATCAGAAAATAAAAGCTGTTTAAACAGATACATTGAATATATTAAAACAAAGTTTCCGAAGACTTCTGTGGAGACTAGGAAGGCAGCAATAAGACAATTTTTATTATATTTAGAAGAAAAATCAAAAGTGATATCTCAAGCACATTATGCAGATGTAGATGATTTTATTGAACGAGAATACTCTGAAGATACTGCTCAAGCTACATTAAATAATTATTTTTCTTATTTAAAGGGATTTTTCCAGTTTTGTAAATTACATAAAGATAATGATACAATTGAATTTGATAAAATTCAATATAAGAGGGGTAAATCATCAAATTTTATAGTATATAGTGAAAAAGAAATAAAAGAAATTTTTCAAATCATTAATGAAAAGAATAGAGAATCTTTAAAGTTAAGGGATCGGGTTATGTATAGTTTGTTGTTTTATACTGGTTGTACCCTTAAAGAATTACACTCAATTAATATTTATAGAACTATCAAAGATTTTTATGATGATGATTTTTATATAATCTTAGACAAAAAGGTGATTGGATTTAGAAATCCTAATCTTAGAGAAATTCCTTTGCCTAATAAGATAATTGAAAATATTATTATGTATATACAATTCCTTGAAGAAAAATATCATACTACATTACCAAATGGATGTTATTTGTTTGCAACTTATTATGGAGGAAACTTAAAGAGAATTAAATACTCTTCTTTACAAAGAAGAATGAATGATATTAAGAAAATAAGTAGTTTTAATAATAAGAAATTATCAATAAAAAACACTAGACATACCTTAATAAAGAAATATATTGAAAATGAAGAAAGAGTAGATTTAATTAGTGAGGCATTTGACATTGATATTACATCACTAAAAGTGTATTTTGAGAAAGATTTAAAGAGAGAAGAGGAAATTAATAACATGCTTTTAAAAAGACATCCGTTAAAACATATTGTAGATTTCATGTAG
- a CDS encoding TRADD-N-associated membrane domain-containing protein produces MEQVKEQDIEQGIKISNIKTTNKLLDLEYIESRVIKLQEELDSDINTSRGIRYFFYIVGIFCALGYFKIVYINTYFNYILTFFSIIFIMASFSNSKQNKLKREIEFLNKKKAKSMESTNQEVHPEYFDSLVGINIRNLEEYYELVKKSNKSSFHVSIVMSLIGVGLITGGLVAGYFSEKLQNISYIVSASGILVEIITGLLFYLYNKSVIQLKEYHDSLLDVQNILLSFKLIDDIKEEKHRLDIMKHMIEFLTERRK; encoded by the coding sequence ATGGAACAAGTAAAAGAGCAAGACATAGAGCAAGGGATAAAGATTTCAAATATTAAGACTACTAATAAGTTATTAGACTTGGAGTATATTGAATCGAGAGTTATAAAGCTTCAAGAAGAGTTAGACTCAGATATAAATACTAGCAGAGGAATAAGATATTTTTTTTATATTGTAGGTATATTCTGTGCATTGGGATATTTTAAAATAGTTTATATAAATACCTATTTTAATTATATATTAACATTTTTTTCTATTATATTTATAATGGCAAGTTTCTCAAATTCAAAACAAAATAAATTAAAGAGAGAAATTGAATTTTTAAATAAAAAGAAGGCAAAGAGCATGGAAAGTACTAACCAAGAGGTTCATCCTGAATATTTTGATAGTTTAGTAGGGATTAATATAAGAAATCTTGAAGAATACTACGAATTAGTAAAAAAAAGTAATAAAAGTTCTTTTCATGTTTCTATAGTCATGAGTCTAATAGGAGTAGGATTAATAACTGGGGGATTGGTTGCGGGGTATTTCAGTGAGAAATTACAAAATATTTCATACATTGTTAGTGCATCAGGTATATTAGTTGAAATAATTACAGGCTTGTTATTTTATCTATATAATAAATCAGTAATTCAACTGAAGGAATATCATGATAGCTTACTAGATGTACAAAATATACTATTATCGTTTAAATTAATCGATGATATTAAAGAAGAAAAGCATAGATTAGATATTATGAAACATATGATAGAATTTTTAACGGAAAGACGCAAATGA
- a CDS encoding RES family NAD+ phosphorylase: MIEYNKRKFHKLYKTLMTKNRYIFDNDTKNILNDIRKFMNQRIKTLAYGTKLWRAQIGCDFDKNNDTPTPYNEKRMYPLKHKAFEGRANPKGIPYVYLATNKDIAINEIRPWPGKFVSCGTFLCCQDLKLVDFTKDENKSLTIDLENMKLLSKNSIENLWGDLNTAFSKPVIPADDTAEYVITQVIAELVKNEGLDGILYKSGYSNKHLLGKNVVLFNRKGIKLKTLDVYKIETVKFKYTQQNNTIYVLNNFEP, encoded by the coding sequence GTGATTGAATATAATAAGAGAAAATTTCATAAGCTTTATAAAACCTTGATGACAAAAAATAGATATATTTTTGATAATGACACAAAAAATATTTTAAATGATATTCGAAAATTCATGAACCAAAGGATTAAAACATTAGCATATGGTACCAAATTATGGCGCGCTCAAATAGGTTGTGATTTTGATAAAAATAATGATACACCAACTCCATATAATGAGAAGAGAATGTATCCATTAAAACATAAAGCATTCGAAGGTCGGGCAAATCCTAAAGGAATTCCATATGTTTATTTAGCTACAAATAAAGATATTGCAATTAACGAGATCAGACCTTGGCCTGGGAAATTCGTTTCTTGTGGAACTTTTTTATGTTGTCAAGACTTAAAATTAGTTGATTTTACCAAAGATGAGAATAAGTCTTTAACTATAGACTTGGAAAATATGAAATTACTTTCAAAAAACAGCATAGAGAACTTATGGGGTGATCTAAATACAGCTTTTTCAAAACCTGTCATTCCAGCTGATGACACAGCAGAATATGTTATAACGCAAGTTATTGCAGAACTTGTAAAAAATGAAGGGCTTGATGGAATACTCTATAAATCGGGATATAGTAATAAACACTTACTAGGCAAAAATGTAGTATTGTTCAATAGAAAAGGTATTAAATTAAAGACATTGGATGTATATAAAATTGAAACAGTAAAATTTAAATATACACAACAAAACAATACCATTTACGTTTTAAATAACTTTGAGCCATAG
- a CDS encoding SIR2 family protein gives MENTVLFGNGVNRVNSANLSWEELLKNISGDKNSSSRLPNTINYEHIFLKRNDTILFHDAELKLKRKIVEELNKIEPSDLHYKIGELPASNFLTTNYDYAFNVSLKQFSELPYKDNSEKLYSIRRNNSYIKDNNSTFKVWNIHGELNNPKSIMLGLDHYCGSIGKIDQYVKGTYRIGKKVVKHMKEKLLGLEEWDNISWVELFFNSNVYILGFGLDYSEIDLWWILNKRARMCKSKELKDRITNEIIFYGNVDEDKQLLLESFNVEVINKKDNSWDKFYSTVIEDIKKRINTSKLPLDYDTQYNNIETKEIV, from the coding sequence GTGGAAAATACAGTGTTATTTGGGAATGGAGTTAATAGAGTAAACAGTGCCAATTTGTCATGGGAAGAGTTACTCAAAAATATATCTGGTGATAAAAATTCAAGCTCTCGTTTACCAAATACAATTAATTATGAGCATATCTTCTTAAAAAGAAATGATACTATATTATTTCATGATGCTGAATTAAAACTTAAACGTAAAATCGTGGAAGAGTTAAATAAAATTGAACCATCAGATTTACATTACAAAATTGGAGAGTTGCCTGCTAGTAATTTTTTAACTACTAATTATGACTATGCATTTAATGTGTCCTTAAAACAGTTCTCCGAACTACCATATAAAGATAATAGTGAAAAATTATATAGTATACGAAGAAATAACAGCTATATTAAAGACAATAATTCAACTTTCAAAGTATGGAATATTCATGGCGAGTTAAATAACCCAAAATCAATTATGTTAGGTTTAGATCATTACTGTGGTTCTATCGGAAAAATTGATCAATATGTAAAAGGTACCTATAGAATTGGAAAAAAGGTTGTAAAGCATATGAAGGAAAAGTTACTGGGTCTCGAAGAATGGGATAATATATCATGGGTTGAGCTATTCTTTAATAGCAATGTTTATATCTTAGGTTTTGGTCTAGATTATAGCGAAATTGATTTGTGGTGGATTCTTAACAAGCGTGCTCGCATGTGTAAGAGTAAAGAATTAAAAGATAGAATAACTAATGAGATTATTTTCTATGGTAATGTTGATGAGGATAAACAACTTCTCTTAGAATCTTTTAACGTAGAAGTTATAAATAAAAAAGATAATAGCTGGGATAAATTTTATTCTACAGTTATAGAAGATATCAAGAAAAGAATAAATACTAGTAAATTACCGTTAGACTATGATACACAATACAACAACATAGAAACTAAAGAAATAGTCTAA
- a CDS encoding helix-turn-helix domain-containing protein, which produces MDFGERLKTIREEKKITREELANKLNISYSAVSKYETNVRFPDKETLKKITNFLDVSVDYLLGRTKIKNAHSHENKIQTKAYHHLDNYGLPKEAIQQIEEYIEFIKQKYNPDGTLKKK; this is translated from the coding sequence ATGGATTTTGGAGAGAGACTTAAAACAATTCGTGAGGAAAAAAAAATAACAAGGGAAGAGCTTGCTAATAAATTAAATATTTCTTATTCTGCTGTATCAAAATATGAGACAAATGTAAGATTCCCTGACAAAGAAACATTGAAGAAAATAACTAACTTTCTTGACGTTTCTGTAGACTATCTTCTTGGTCGTACAAAAATAAAAAATGCTCATAGCCATGAAAATAAAATCCAAACCAAAGCCTATCATCATCTAGATAACTATGGGTTACCTAAGGAAGCTATTCAGCAAATTGAGGAGTATATTGAATTTATTAAGCAAAAGTATAATCCTGATGGGACTTTGAAGAAGAAGTAA
- a CDS encoding helix-turn-helix transcriptional regulator: protein MRTILKKARKKNKLAVCKIAEMLGISKSFYYKIESGARNPSILLAKKIADIFNMKVDEIFFDENMDKTSKKDISA, encoded by the coding sequence ATGCGCACTATTCTTAAAAAAGCTAGAAAGAAGAATAAGTTAGCAGTATGTAAGATTGCAGAAATGCTGGGGATTTCAAAATCTTTTTATTATAAAATTGAAAGCGGAGCTAGAAATCCTAGTATTTTACTTGCTAAAAAGATTGCTGATATTTTTAATATGAAGGTGGATGAAATTTTTTTTGATGAAAATATGGACAAAACGTCCAAGAAAGATATTTCAGCTTAA
- a CDS encoding Spo0E family sporulation regulatory protein-aspartic acid phosphatase produces the protein MSSLKREKKKLNALIAKHKDLQHPLVQKQSQKVDKLVVLHMRKNLEKVIV, from the coding sequence ATGAGTAGTTTGAAAAGGGAAAAGAAGAAATTGAATGCTTTGATTGCTAAACATAAAGATTTACAGCACCCACTAGTGCAAAAGCAATCTCAAAAGGTGGACAAGCTAGTTGTTTTACATATGAGAAAAAATCTTGAGAAGGTGATCGTGTGA